Part of the Leptotrichia trevisanii DSM 22070 genome is shown below.
TCAATCCAATTTCACTTGGATTATTTTTTTTGATTAGAATATCGTTATAACTCTTAAACTCTTTAAATGATCCTATCTCCAAAACTCAAAATTTTCATTTTTTAAACATAAACTAGCCATAGGTTATTGCGTAGCAATCTTGCCACAATTTTAATTATTAAGATAAAACTTTACTGCAAGATAAGGATTTGCGGCAATGAGCAATTCTACGAACATAAAAAAGAAAAAACATAAAAATTATAAAAAAATTTTCAGAATATAAAAATCATTAATCTAAATATCTGAAAATAAATTTTTAAATAAAAAAATATAATTTTTTATTTTTTATATTTTATCATACATTCCCTATTTTTCTCTTTTCTCTCCTTATCAAAAAACCATCCCCACTTATTAAAATATTTTATAGCCGATTTTACATGCATCATCATCATTTTCCGTGACTTATAAGAAGCCTTCCCATGCTCATGAATTATCTGTACTTCAGGATAAAAAACAGTCCTATACTTCTGCCCAATCCGTCTGCACAAATCATAATCCTCCATATACATAAAGTACCTCTTATCAAATCCACCAATTTCCTTCAAAACATCCGTCCGTACAAAAATAAAACACCCCGACAAAATCGGAACATCAATTATTTCCTTATAATCATACCATTTCATCTCATAATCATAATCCAATTTATCAACAACCGACTTCACTGGCAAAAATCTCCTAAATATCAGATTCACAGGCGATGGTAACAACCGACAAGACTTCGTAACTTCCCCATCAGTCCCATATATTTTTGGCCCAATTTGCCCAATATTCTTATTCTCCCTCATATATTCCATAATTTTCTCAATAGTATTTTCCTCAAAAAAAACATCAGAATTCACCATCAAATGAAACTCTGACTCCACTTCTCCCGAAACCAATTTCCTAATCACAACATTATGCCCCGCTCCAAATCCATCATTTGAATTATTAAAAATATACTCAATTCTATCATCCAAAAATCCTTCTACAAACTCTCTTAATCCATCTTTTTCAGAATTATCAGAAATCCACAACTTAAATCTAAGTCCCACTTTCTGAAAACACCCAATAATCTTCCTTAATTCCTCCTGTTTCGTATTATAAGTCACAATACAAGCTGTAAAATCATACATAATCCAACCTCTATTCATATTTTTTATTCACAAAATTATACCATTTTCCCCTCGTTCTAACAACAAAATTTTTTCAA
Proteins encoded:
- a CDS encoding glycosyltransferase family 2 protein codes for the protein MYDFTACIVTYNTKQEELRKIIGCFQKVGLRFKLWISDNSEKDGLREFVEGFLDDRIEYIFNNSNDGFGAGHNVVIRKLVSGEVESEFHLMVNSDVFFEENTIEKIMEYMRENKNIGQIGPKIYGTDGEVTKSCRLLPSPVNLIFRRFLPVKSVVDKLDYDYEMKWYDYKEIIDVPILSGCFIFVRTDVLKEIGGFDKRYFMYMEDYDLCRRIGQKYRTVFYPEVQIIHEHGKASYKSRKMMMMHVKSAIKYFNKWGWFFDKERKEKNRECMIKYKK